One Candidatus Poseidoniia archaeon genomic region harbors:
- a CDS encoding thiolase family protein encodes MSEAVIAGYVRSPFTPARKGALAKVRPDELMAQVVRGLLERSGTDPAGLEDLIIGCAFPEGEQGLNVARIVGFLADLPPAVAGTTVNRFCGSSMQAIHMAAGAIASGAGEAFVCGGVESMSRVPMMGFNPLPHPGLYERAPEVYINMGLTAENLARKYDVSREAQEAFALESQQRAVRAASDGSFADEIVPVENGGGPVSADGCPRPDTSLEALAGLKPAFDAEGNVTAGTSSPLTDGAAAVLVTSADYAKRHKLPAMARIRATAVSGCAPEIMGIGPVEATRKALERAGLELGQMDLVELNEAFAAQSLAVLDELGLSHDRVNLDGGAIALGHPLGASGARITGKAASLLQREGGRYALATMCIGGGQGIATVLEAA; translated from the coding sequence ATGAGCGAGGCAGTAATTGCAGGCTATGTCCGTTCGCCCTTCACCCCCGCTCGCAAGGGCGCGCTGGCGAAGGTGAGACCTGATGAACTGATGGCACAGGTGGTGCGCGGGCTGCTCGAACGGAGCGGCACCGACCCGGCCGGGCTGGAAGACCTGATTATCGGCTGCGCGTTCCCGGAAGGCGAGCAGGGGCTCAACGTGGCGCGCATTGTCGGCTTCCTTGCGGACCTGCCGCCAGCGGTGGCGGGGACGACGGTGAACCGCTTCTGCGGCTCGTCGATGCAGGCCATCCACATGGCGGCCGGCGCCATCGCGTCTGGCGCGGGCGAGGCGTTCGTCTGCGGCGGGGTCGAGTCGATGTCGCGCGTGCCGATGATGGGGTTCAACCCGCTGCCGCATCCGGGGCTTTACGAGCGCGCGCCCGAAGTCTACATTAACATGGGGCTGACCGCTGAGAACCTGGCGCGCAAATACGATGTTTCGCGCGAAGCGCAGGAGGCATTCGCGCTCGAGTCGCAGCAGCGCGCGGTGCGCGCGGCGAGCGACGGCAGCTTCGCTGACGAAATCGTGCCGGTCGAAAACGGCGGTGGCCCGGTCAGCGCCGACGGCTGCCCGCGTCCCGACACCAGCCTCGAGGCGCTGGCGGGGCTGAAGCCTGCGTTCGACGCTGAAGGCAACGTGACGGCCGGCACTTCGTCACCGCTAACCGACGGCGCGGCGGCGGTGCTGGTGACTTCGGCTGACTACGCAAAGCGCCACAAACTGCCCGCCATGGCGCGCATCCGCGCCACCGCGGTCTCGGGCTGCGCGCCCGAAATCATGGGCATCGGCCCCGTCGAGGCGACCCGCAAGGCGCTCGAACGCGCCGGGCTGGAGCTGGGGCAGATGGACCTTGTCGAGCTTAACGAGGCGTTCGCAGCGCAGTCGCTAGCGGTGCTGGACGAACTGGGGCTGTCGCACGACCGCGTGAATCTGGACGGCGGTGCGATTGCACTGGGCCACCCGCTGGGGGCGAGCGGCGCGCGCATCACCGGCAAGGCAGCATCGCTGCTCCAGCGCGAGGGCGGTCGCTACGCGCTGGCGACGATGTGTATCGGCGGCGGACAGGGCATCGCGACGGTGCTCGAGGCAGCGTAA